CCCGCCATCTTCTTGCCCTTGAACACACGACCCGGGCTCTGGTTCTGCCCGATCGAACCCGGGGCGCGGTGCGCCAGCGAGTTACCGTGGGTCGCGTCTTGCGTGCGGAAGTTATGACGCTTGACCGCACCCTGGAAACCCTTGCCCTTGCTCTGAGAGGTCACGTCAACGACCTGACCTTCCTCGAAGCGATCAACCGTGATGGTGTCACCCGGGGCCAGGCCCTCGAGCTCATCCGCCTCAACGCGGAATTCCCAGAGACCGCGCCCAGGCTCGACCGAGGCCGCAGCATAGTGCCCCGCTTCGGGCTTGCTGACCCGGGACGCCTTGCGTGCGCCGGCCGTCACCTGGACCGCGTTGTAGCCGTCGCCTTCGCTGCGCTTGATCTGGACTACGCGATTGTTGTCCACCTGCAGCACAGTCACCGGCACGGAGACGCCGTCGTCAGTGAAGACGCGGCTCATGCCTAGTTTGCGACCGATGAGTCCAATGGCCATTGCAAAACCCCTTCCGTATCGAACGGCGCTGGCAAGCGCCCTAAAGCCGCGGCCCGGCGAACAATCCCGCCGGGCCACGGAAAGCCCAATAGTATGGCAGAAAGTTACGAGTTAGTTAAGTCGAATCTGAACATTCACGCCCGCGGCGAGGTCCAGCTTCATCAGGGCATCCACGGTCTTGTCGGTCGGATCGAGGATGTCCATCAAACGCTTGTGCGTACGCAGCTCGTACTGGTCTCGCGCGTCCTTGTTGACGTGCGGCGAGATCAGGACCGTGTACGACTCACGCTTGGTCGGGAGCGGGATGGGCCCCTTCACGCGGGCGCCCGTACGCTTCGCGGTTTCGACGATCTCGGCCGCCGAGCGGTCGATCAGTCGATGGTCAAAGGCCTTCAGGCGAATTCGGATACGCTGGTTTGCCATCTCACTCACTCAATAATCTTGGATACGACGCCGGCGCCGACGGTGCGGCCGCCTTCGCGAATCGCAAAGCGCAGACCATCTTCCATC
This genomic window from Thioalkalivibrio sp. ALJ12 contains:
- the rplC gene encoding 50S ribosomal protein L3, producing MAIGLIGRKLGMSRVFTDDGVSVPVTVLQVDNNRVVQIKRSEGDGYNAVQVTAGARKASRVSKPEAGHYAAASVEPGRGLWEFRVEADELEGLAPGDTITVDRFEEGQVVDVTSQSKGKGFQGAVKRHNFRTQDATHGNSLAHRAPGSIGQNQSPGRVFKGKKMAGHMGAERKTIQNLKVVRVDADRSLVLIQGAVPGAPSTDVMIRPAVKAKG
- the rpsJ gene encoding 30S ribosomal protein S10, yielding MANQRIRIRLKAFDHRLIDRSAAEIVETAKRTGARVKGPIPLPTKRESYTVLISPHVNKDARDQYELRTHKRLMDILDPTDKTVDALMKLDLAAGVNVQIRLN